Proteins from one Candidatus Desulfovibrio trichonymphae genomic window:
- the rpoN gene encoding RNA polymerase factor sigma-54 → MALELSQQLKLSQQIFMTPMLQQAIGLLQLSRLELLETVQQELVDNPFLEEDSGEDDAAENNPEIRQDGIDEDGYGREINCNADWEDYLGEFASTPCLLQAREFESSEEIAPLEGRCSAKPTLESHLLWQLCLSTMSETQKNIGEAIIGNLSSSGYLQAALKEIADMASCTVSEAGAVLERVQLFDPVGVAARSARECLLVQLKNLRYDRDPVLVELVESHLEDIEAKRYRPLLRKFRLDMNNLKKYLDIIQSLDPMPGASFGGGEPTYVSPDVYVYKIDNEFVILFNEDGLPQLHLSSLYHAKIKLTSEQEKEYCSEKMRSAAWMIKSLYQRQRTLYKVMESIVRHQQDFFEYGVTKLSPLILKDIADDIDMHESTISRITTNKYVATPHGIFQLKFFFNSGLELDDGSQVGSESVKAQIKKFIAEEDANTPLSDERIGEMLKRSLKVNIARRTVAKYRTSLDIPSSSRRRKYF, encoded by the coding sequence ATGGCACTCGAACTCAGCCAACAATTAAAACTCAGCCAGCAAATCTTTATGACGCCGATGCTGCAGCAAGCCATCGGGCTGCTGCAACTTTCACGTCTGGAGCTGCTGGAGACAGTGCAGCAGGAACTTGTTGACAATCCTTTTCTTGAAGAAGACTCCGGCGAAGACGACGCGGCGGAAAACAATCCTGAAATCCGCCAGGACGGCATTGACGAAGACGGCTACGGCAGAGAAATCAACTGCAATGCCGACTGGGAGGACTATCTCGGCGAGTTTGCCAGCACCCCTTGCCTCTTGCAGGCGCGCGAGTTTGAATCGTCTGAGGAAATTGCCCCGCTTGAGGGACGCTGCTCGGCAAAACCTACGCTGGAAAGCCATCTGCTTTGGCAATTGTGCCTTTCTACCATGAGTGAAACGCAAAAAAACATCGGCGAGGCGATCATCGGCAATCTCTCTTCATCAGGCTATTTGCAGGCGGCACTCAAAGAAATTGCGGACATGGCCTCATGTACAGTCAGCGAGGCGGGCGCGGTCTTGGAACGCGTGCAGCTTTTCGACCCTGTGGGCGTTGCCGCGCGAAGCGCGCGGGAGTGTCTGCTCGTGCAGCTCAAAAATCTGCGTTATGACCGTGACCCTGTGCTCGTTGAACTTGTTGAATCGCATCTCGAAGATATTGAAGCAAAACGATACAGGCCGTTGTTGCGCAAATTCAGGCTGGATATGAATAACCTGAAAAAATACCTTGATATCATTCAGAGTCTTGACCCTATGCCGGGAGCAAGTTTCGGCGGTGGCGAACCAACGTATGTCAGCCCGGACGTCTATGTTTACAAAATCGACAATGAATTTGTAATCCTGTTCAATGAAGACGGGTTGCCGCAATTACATCTCTCTTCTCTGTATCATGCAAAAATAAAACTCACATCAGAACAGGAAAAAGAATATTGCAGTGAAAAAATGCGTTCAGCGGCATGGATGATTAAAAGTCTTTATCAACGTCAACGCACGCTGTATAAAGTTATGGAGAGCATTGTTCGTCATCAGCAGGATTTTTTTGAATACGGCGTTACAAAACTCTCCCCATTGATTCTTAAAGATATTGCCGATGATATAGATATGCATGAATCCACAATCAGCCGTATTACAACCAACAAATACGTTGCGACGCCGCACGGAATTTTTCAATTAAAATTCTTTTTCAACAGCGGTCTTGAACTGGACGACGGTAGCCAGGTGGGCTCGGAAAGTGTGAAAGCACAGATAAAAAAATTTATTGCCGAAGAAGACGCAAATACCCCCCTGAGCGACGAACGCATCGGCGAAATGCTCAAGAGATCCCTCAAGGTCAACATCGCCCGGCGCACTGTCGCCAAGTATCGCACATCGCTTGATATTCCTTCTTCTTCAAGACGCAGGAAATATTTTTGA
- the ettA gene encoding energy-dependent translational throttle protein EttA, protein MSNDPDKIIYSMVRVTKRHGQKEVLKDISLSYFYGAKIGVLGLNGAGKSSLLKILAGEDRAFDGKTVPAPGYSIGYLEQEPLKGETRTVREVAEEGVSGLSAIAKEFEAINARFAEPMEPEEMDVLIARQAEVQERMDAKGVWDLDSRLEMAIDALRCPPGDMPVSQISGGERRRVALCRLLLQNPDILLLDEPTNHLDAESVAWLERYLSTFPGTVIAVTHDRYFLDNVAGWILELDRGRGIPWKGNYSSWLEQKQKRLSGEEKTEAERRKTLARELEWIRLSPKGRHAKGKARINAYEAMLSHESENCAPDLQIYIPPGPRLGKRVIELENVSKSLGDKLLMDKVGALIPPGAIVGVTGPNGAGKTTLFRMLVGEEKPDSGTLHVGETVSFAYVDQARASLAPGKTVYELISGGQDTLRLGGRDVNARVYCTRFNFHGADQQKKTDILSGGERNRLHLALMLKSGANVLLLDEPTNDIDVNTMRALEDALENFAGCALVISHDRWFLDRVATHVMAFEGDSGVVYFEGNYSEYEEDRKKRMGKGADTPHRIKFRKLTR, encoded by the coding sequence ATGAGTAACGATCCCGACAAAATTATCTATTCCATGGTACGTGTCACCAAGCGGCACGGCCAAAAAGAAGTGCTGAAAGACATATCGCTTTCTTATTTTTACGGAGCGAAAATCGGCGTGCTCGGCCTGAACGGCGCGGGTAAATCAAGCCTGTTGAAAATTCTGGCCGGCGAGGACAGGGCATTTGACGGCAAAACCGTTCCTGCGCCCGGCTACAGCATCGGTTATCTGGAGCAGGAGCCACTGAAGGGCGAGACGCGCACGGTGCGTGAAGTGGCGGAGGAAGGCGTCAGCGGGCTCTCGGCCATTGCAAAAGAGTTTGAGGCCATCAACGCCCGCTTTGCCGAGCCCATGGAACCGGAAGAAATGGACGTCCTTATCGCCAGACAGGCTGAAGTGCAGGAGCGCATGGACGCAAAGGGCGTCTGGGATTTGGATTCCCGGCTGGAAATGGCTATAGACGCCCTGCGCTGCCCGCCCGGCGACATGCCTGTTTCTCAAATTTCCGGCGGCGAGCGACGCCGTGTGGCCCTGTGCCGTCTGTTATTGCAAAATCCCGATATTCTGCTGCTGGACGAGCCCACAAACCATCTGGACGCCGAGTCCGTGGCTTGGCTTGAGCGCTATCTTTCCACCTTTCCGGGCACGGTCATCGCGGTGACGCACGACAGGTATTTTCTGGACAATGTAGCCGGCTGGATACTGGAGCTGGATCGCGGCAGGGGCATTCCCTGGAAGGGCAATTATTCCTCCTGGCTTGAACAGAAGCAGAAACGGCTTTCCGGAGAGGAAAAGACCGAGGCCGAACGCCGGAAAACCCTGGCCCGCGAACTGGAATGGATACGCCTGTCGCCCAAGGGACGCCACGCGAAGGGCAAGGCCAGAATCAACGCCTATGAGGCCATGCTCTCACACGAAAGCGAAAACTGCGCGCCTGATCTACAAATTTACATTCCCCCCGGGCCGCGTCTCGGCAAAAGAGTGATAGAGCTTGAGAATGTGAGCAAGAGCCTGGGCGACAAATTGTTGATGGACAAGGTCGGCGCCCTGATTCCGCCTGGGGCCATTGTTGGCGTTACCGGGCCGAACGGCGCCGGCAAGACGACGCTTTTCAGGATGCTTGTCGGAGAGGAAAAACCGGATTCCGGCACGCTGCATGTGGGAGAGACCGTGTCTTTTGCCTATGTGGATCAGGCGCGCGCGTCTCTTGCGCCTGGCAAAACCGTGTACGAACTCATCAGCGGCGGACAGGACACGCTCAGGCTCGGCGGACGTGACGTGAACGCGCGGGTCTATTGCACGCGTTTTAATTTTCACGGTGCGGACCAGCAGAAAAAAACGGACATTCTCTCCGGCGGCGAACGCAACCGCCTCCATCTGGCCCTCATGCTCAAATCAGGCGCGAACGTGCTGCTGCTGGACGAACCCACCAATGACATTGACGTCAACACCATGCGCGCCCTGGAAGACGCTCTGGAGAACTTTGCCGGGTGTGCGCTGGTGATCAGCCACGACCGCTGGTTTCTGGACCGCGTGGCAACGCATGTCATGGCCTTTGAAGGAGATTCCGGCGTGGTGTATTTTGAAGGCAATTATTCGGAATATGAGGAAGATCGCAAAAAGCGCATGGGCAAGGGCGCGGACACGCCGCACAGGATTAAATTTCGCAAACTGACGCGATAG
- the rapZ gene encoding RNase adapter RapZ: protein MKTLVKSSRRDQTEGCAAKVCIVTGLSGAGKSTALQVFEDLNYFVVDGLPAILTLEMANLIELHSMSHFKGIALGMDMRQANFPDEINETLNAMSRKGIRPLLIFLEAKPQELFRRYATTRRPHPLEREGMCLEAALTAERESLVPLREMADIVIDTSRYSIHDLRRAIQKRWSGSHSKLRSIRVNLISFGFKYGVPREADTVFDLRFLPNPYFVEELRPLSGKDQAVADYIFASPKTAEFRSRLIGLLCCMLPLMESEGRYRVAVAVGCTGGRHRSVAVAEEILQVLRQSDYPVSLEHRHLELG from the coding sequence ATGAAAACACTGGTCAAATCTTCCCGGCGTGACCAAACGGAAGGCTGCGCCGCAAAGGTGTGCATTGTCACCGGCCTGTCCGGCGCCGGCAAAAGCACGGCCCTGCAGGTTTTTGAAGATTTGAACTATTTTGTCGTGGACGGCCTGCCGGCAATTCTCACCCTTGAAATGGCAAACTTGATAGAACTCCACTCTATGTCGCATTTCAAGGGAATTGCCCTCGGCATGGACATGCGACAGGCCAATTTCCCGGATGAAATCAATGAGACCTTAAACGCCATGAGCAGAAAAGGCATTCGGCCCTTGTTGATTTTTCTGGAAGCCAAGCCGCAAGAACTGTTCCGCCGATACGCCACGACACGCAGACCCCATCCGCTGGAACGCGAGGGCATGTGCCTGGAAGCCGCGCTCACGGCGGAACGCGAAAGCCTTGTGCCTTTGCGTGAAATGGCGGATATAGTCATAGACACGTCGCGTTATTCCATACACGACCTGCGCAGGGCAATACAGAAACGATGGAGCGGCAGCCACAGCAAATTGCGCTCCATACGCGTCAATCTCATCTCCTTCGGCTTCAAGTACGGCGTGCCGCGCGAAGCGGATACAGTGTTTGATCTGCGTTTTCTTCCCAACCCGTATTTTGTGGAAGAGCTGCGTCCTTTGAGTGGCAAGGATCAGGCCGTGGCCGACTATATTTTTGCCTCGCCCAAAACTGCTGAATTCCGCAGCAGGCTGATTGGCCTGCTTTGTTGTATGCTCCCGCTGATGGAATCCGAGGGTCGCTACAGGGTGGCCGTGGCCGTGGGATGCACAGGCGGACGCCACCGCTCTGTTGCCGTGGCCGAAGAAATTTTACAGGTTCTGCGTCAGTCGGACTACCCTGTTTCACTGGAGCATCGTCATCTTGAACTCGGCTGA
- a CDS encoding septal ring lytic transglycosylase RlpA family protein — MSRTDSREVWFRRAKENGELLAGMATWYGGKAHGGPTASGLDYDMFTFTAAHRTLPIGTVVKVTDQDNGKSVIVCITDRGPYWRGRIIDLSYAAALQLDLSNRGVGRVNLNVISDEHGTPLNADEAFYVRYSNARDSEMAGPFRAFADAAVLHEALRQAHPEAEVVIGENK; from the coding sequence ATGAGCAGGACTGACAGCCGCGAGGTTTGGTTTAGGCGCGCCAAAGAAAATGGCGAATTGCTGGCGGGCATGGCCACTTGGTACGGCGGCAAGGCGCACGGTGGTCCGACAGCCAGCGGACTGGACTATGACATGTTTACTTTTACCGCGGCCCACCGCACCCTGCCCATAGGCACGGTTGTGAAAGTGACTGATCAGGACAACGGCAAAAGTGTCATTGTGTGTATCACGGATCGCGGCCCCTACTGGCGCGGTCGTATTATTGATCTCTCCTACGCGGCGGCGCTTCAGCTTGATTTGAGCAATCGCGGCGTTGGCAGGGTGAATCTGAACGTTATCAGTGATGAGCATGGTACGCCGCTGAACGCTGATGAGGCCTTTTATGTGCGCTACAGCAACGCCAGAGATTCTGAAATGGCCGGACCCTTTAGGGCATTTGCTGACGCTGCTGTCTTGCACGAGGCTTTGCGTCAGGCACACCCCGAGGCTGAAGTTGTCATAGGCGAGAACAAATAA
- a CDS encoding PTS sugar transporter subunit IIA, translating into MAEENEARQIGIIIVSTADYGSAMLRTAESILGPLSDCSSISVDEEDRVSEIVRRLDDAAKRLNKGNGVIILTDMFGGTPTNLALALLAGHQVEVVTGVNLPMLLKVFTSRDKNLDELARAVAKAGVNGIVVAGSLLREKARDKPAEP; encoded by the coding sequence ATGGCTGAAGAAAACGAAGCAAGGCAGATCGGAATCATTATTGTGTCCACTGCCGACTACGGCTCAGCCATGCTGCGCACGGCGGAATCCATTTTAGGGCCACTCAGTGACTGCAGCTCAATCAGTGTGGACGAGGAGGACAGGGTCTCCGAAATCGTCCGCCGGCTGGACGACGCGGCAAAGCGTCTCAACAAGGGCAACGGCGTAATCATTCTTACAGACATGTTTGGCGGCACGCCTACCAATCTGGCACTTGCCCTGCTCGCGGGCCATCAGGTGGAAGTGGTGACCGGAGTGAACCTGCCCATGCTGTTAAAAGTTTTTACCTCCCGCGACAAAAATCTCGACGAGCTCGCACGCGCTGTCGCGAAAGCCGGCGTCAACGGTATTGTGGTCGCCGGCAGCCTGCTGCGCGAAAAGGCGCGCGACAAGCCCGCCGAGCCGTAA
- a CDS encoding tRNA dihydrouridine synthase — protein MSPSPDASLPTGRDKPWLAPLAGFSDLPFRLLCREYGAAVCATEMVSAKGLVYGNPGTHDLLATLPEDRPLVVQLFGAEADFLLRAVTLLCESGYNWFDLNMGCSVPKVLRQGAGAAMLGNPDNALRAAKAMLTAAGKSKVGFKLRLGLGTDQPPLSGLVDFVLRLEDMGAGWITLHPRTAKQGFGGTMNHTVLAKLAQRLSLPLLASGDLFSAEDGIRCLEHSGVAGVMYARGAMHNPAVFADHLALFRGCPPRNPDAGRLRALIVRHITLARRLSPGKAALLKMRTVIPRYVRALPGARTLCDRLCRCSDWRELDRALNFFWPAVEQQENAHERHTS, from the coding sequence ATGTCCCCTTCCCCTGACGCAAGCCTGCCGACAGGACGAGACAAGCCCTGGCTGGCGCCGCTGGCCGGCTTCAGCGACCTGCCCTTTCGTTTGCTTTGTCGGGAATACGGCGCGGCAGTGTGCGCGACGGAGATGGTCAGCGCCAAGGGGCTTGTCTACGGAAACCCCGGTACGCATGACCTGCTGGCCACACTGCCGGAAGACCGGCCTCTGGTTGTGCAGCTTTTCGGCGCGGAAGCGGATTTTTTACTTCGGGCAGTCACTCTGTTGTGTGAATCCGGCTACAACTGGTTTGACCTGAATATGGGATGTTCTGTGCCCAAAGTGCTGCGTCAGGGTGCCGGGGCTGCTATGCTTGGCAATCCGGACAATGCCCTCCGTGCTGCAAAAGCCATGCTGACAGCCGCAGGGAAAAGCAAGGTCGGTTTCAAGTTGCGGCTTGGCCTCGGCACCGACCAGCCGCCCTTGAGCGGACTTGTTGATTTTGTTCTGCGCCTCGAAGACATGGGTGCCGGATGGATTACTCTGCATCCGCGAACGGCGAAACAGGGCTTTGGCGGCACGATGAACCATACCGTTCTGGCAAAACTTGCACAACGTCTCTCTCTGCCGCTGCTGGCAAGCGGCGACCTGTTTTCCGCTGAAGACGGCATACGCTGCCTTGAACACAGCGGCGTTGCCGGTGTTATGTACGCGCGGGGGGCAATGCACAACCCCGCTGTTTTTGCAGATCACCTCGCGCTTTTTCGGGGTTGCCCCCCCCGCAACCCGGACGCCGGGCGCTTGCGCGCCTTGATTGTGCGCCATATAACCCTTGCGCGCCGACTCAGTCCCGGCAAGGCAGCTCTGCTGAAAATGCGAACAGTGATTCCCCGCTATGTTCGCGCTCTGCCCGGCGCGCGCACGTTGTGCGACAGGCTTTGTCGCTGCAGCGACTGGCGGGAGCTTGACAGGGCGTTGAACTTCTTTTGGCCTGCTGTTGAACAACAGGAAAATGCACATGAACGTCATACGAGCTAA
- the ispH gene encoding 4-hydroxy-3-methylbut-2-enyl diphosphate reductase: protein MNVIRAKTAGFCMGVSLALQTLDSTLHEKNRICTLGPIIHNPQVLAAYEAQGVVCVRDASQLRFGDRVIIRAHGLPLQDEAAARARGAIVVDATCPRVKKAQLSIARATRHGASLLLFGEAEHPEVRGLISYTHATAHVFSNREELEPLCFGTRPHCVLASQTTQDCNTFIQLERILRARFPDLVVLSTICDATSSRQEEARAIAANVDVMVVVGGRQSGNTRRLVDVAALSGIETFLVESADELDAKKFLQKTRVGLTAGASTPKSLIDATELWLTSL from the coding sequence ATGAACGTCATACGAGCTAAAACCGCTGGTTTCTGCATGGGCGTTTCCCTCGCCCTGCAAACACTGGACAGCACCCTGCACGAAAAAAACAGGATATGCACTCTCGGGCCTATTATACACAACCCTCAAGTGCTCGCGGCATATGAAGCACAGGGCGTTGTTTGCGTCCGGGATGCCTCACAACTGCGGTTCGGCGACCGAGTAATCATTCGGGCCCACGGCCTTCCCCTGCAGGACGAAGCCGCCGCGCGTGCGCGCGGCGCGATTGTGGTGGACGCCACCTGCCCCAGAGTAAAAAAAGCGCAATTGTCCATTGCGCGAGCTACACGGCATGGCGCGAGCCTGTTGCTGTTCGGCGAAGCGGAACACCCGGAGGTGCGTGGCCTTATTTCTTATACCCATGCCACGGCGCATGTTTTCAGCAACCGGGAAGAACTTGAGCCCCTTTGCTTTGGAACACGCCCCCACTGTGTGCTCGCTTCACAAACCACACAGGATTGCAATACGTTTATACAACTGGAACGGATATTACGCGCGCGTTTTCCTGATCTTGTGGTGCTCTCCACCATCTGTGACGCAACCAGCAGCCGTCAGGAAGAAGCGCGTGCCATAGCAGCAAACGTGGATGTTATGGTGGTTGTGGGCGGCAGACAGAGCGGCAACACGCGCCGTCTTGTCGACGTGGCTGCGCTGAGCGGTATTGAAACCTTTCTTGTAGAAAGCGCTGACGAGCTTGACGCAAAAAAATTTTTACAGAAAACGCGCGTAGGCCTAACTGCCGGCGCATCTACTCCAAAAAGTCTTATTGACGCAACAGAACTCTGGCTGACATCATTGTAG
- a CDS encoding tyrosine-type recombinase/integrase, translating to MLNDTLIKSLKAAETPEKYFDGGGLFLFVPVTGSKLWRMAYRYNKKSKLLSFGEYPTVSLKSARERRDEAKKLLADDIDPRLHKKNLRAARLADEANSFQNIAMEWYENQTLNHTEKHRGHIIFRFNTIKQFFKNFSPKKSTIQVYSGQTGPNDSVTI from the coding sequence ATGCTGAACGATACCCTCATTAAAAGTCTGAAAGCCGCTGAAACGCCCGAAAAGTATTTTGACGGCGGCGGGCTTTTCCTTTTCGTGCCTGTCACCGGCAGCAAACTGTGGCGAATGGCATACAGGTATAACAAAAAAAGCAAGCTGCTCAGTTTTGGGGAATACCCCACAGTATCCCTGAAATCAGCGCGGGAACGGCGCGACGAGGCCAAGAAACTGCTTGCCGATGACATTGACCCAAGATTGCACAAAAAGAATCTCCGCGCCGCCAGACTTGCGGATGAAGCCAATTCTTTCCAGAATATAGCTATGGAATGGTATGAAAATCAGACCCTCAACCACACGGAGAAACACAGAGGGCATATCATATTCCGATTCAACACCATCAAACAATTTTTCAAAAACTTTTCCCCAAAAAAATCAACCATTCAAGTATATTCCGGTCAAACCGGTCCAAATGACAGCGTAACTATTTGA
- a CDS encoding manganese-dependent inorganic pyrophosphatase → MSALALGHMNPDTDSIVAALAAAELYGKRGFSVTPAAQGPPAPETEFVLKKFGLTAPQVVKDVAGKEIWLVDYSDLQQAPTGMDSATVLGIVDHHKLGDVTTSSPLEAWIWPVGCTNTVLRSMYAFYGVEISKNMAGAMLCAILSDTVIFKSPTCTDVDKKAVESLAKIAGISDVKALGMEMFKVKSAVEGASMHDLVHRDYKDFDMNGKKVGIGQLEVVDLSILAAVKAGLQAEIEKVKSEGRHSVFLLLTDIMKEGSEMLIVSDDPFVVEKAFGVKPAGKTVWLPGIMSRKKQVVPNFEKAFK, encoded by the coding sequence ATGTCCGCATTAGCTCTTGGTCACATGAACCCCGATACAGACAGCATTGTTGCGGCGTTGGCCGCGGCGGAACTCTATGGCAAACGCGGCTTTTCCGTTACCCCGGCGGCCCAGGGGCCTCCCGCGCCGGAAACCGAATTTGTGCTTAAAAAATTCGGTCTTACCGCGCCGCAGGTCGTCAAGGACGTCGCCGGCAAAGAGATATGGCTGGTTGACTACTCTGACCTGCAGCAGGCTCCGACCGGCATGGACTCTGCCACTGTGCTCGGCATTGTTGATCACCACAAGCTCGGCGACGTGACGACCTCTTCGCCGCTGGAAGCCTGGATATGGCCCGTAGGCTGCACCAACACCGTGCTCAGAAGCATGTATGCTTTTTACGGCGTGGAAATTTCGAAAAATATGGCCGGCGCCATGCTCTGCGCCATTCTTTCCGACACGGTTATTTTCAAATCGCCCACGTGTACGGACGTGGACAAAAAAGCGGTTGAATCGCTGGCGAAAATCGCCGGCATCAGCGATGTCAAGGCGCTCGGCATGGAAATGTTCAAGGTAAAGAGCGCGGTTGAAGGCGCATCCATGCATGATCTGGTTCACCGTGATTATAAAGATTTTGATATGAACGGCAAAAAAGTTGGCATCGGCCAGCTTGAAGTTGTGGATCTTTCCATTCTCGCCGCTGTGAAGGCCGGTCTGCAGGCTGAAATTGAAAAGGTCAAGAGCGAAGGCCGCCACAGCGTCTTTTTGCTGCTGACGGACATTATGAAAGAAGGCTCGGAAATGCTGATCGTCTCCGACGACCCGTTTGTTGTGGAGAAAGCCTTCGGCGTCAAGCCGGCCGGCAAAACCGTGTGGCTGCCTGGTATTATGAGCCGCAAGAAGCAGGTTGTGCCCAACTTTGAAAAAGCCTTCAAGTAA
- the hslU gene encoding ATP-dependent protease ATPase subunit HslU codes for MSALTPREIVAELDKFVIKQEQAKRMVAVAVRNRWRRSRLAPGLRDEVAPKNIIMMGPTGVGKTEIARRLARLSGAPFLKVEATKFTEVGYVGRDVESMVRDLMEIGVHLVQEEENGRVRKAAEAAAESSLMDLLLPNSFAQEERGATREKLLRQFRLGFLDDREVEIEVTEQSGPAIDIFAIPGMEQMGGQIKSMFGKAFPPRQRNRKMKIRDAFNVLVQEESGKLVDQEAIADMARERVEQSGIIFIDEIDKIASSSQNRTSDISREGVQRDLLPIVEGSSVNTKYGMVRTDHILFIAAGAFHFNKPSDMIPELQGRFPLRVELQALGKDEFLRILTEPDNALTKQYAALLTTEDIALSFTDDGLEEIAAFAEETNSRLENIGARRLYTIMEKILADISFDAPDMPGAKVLVNRDFVTGHLEDVIKDQDLRQYIL; via the coding sequence ATGAGCGCATTGACTCCCCGTGAAATTGTGGCGGAGCTTGACAAATTTGTCATAAAACAGGAACAGGCAAAACGCATGGTGGCCGTAGCTGTGCGCAACCGCTGGCGACGCAGCCGTTTGGCCCCTGGGTTGCGCGACGAAGTGGCTCCCAAAAATATCATCATGATGGGACCGACAGGCGTCGGCAAAACAGAAATTGCGCGGCGGCTTGCGCGCCTTTCTGGCGCGCCCTTTCTCAAGGTGGAGGCCACAAAATTTACTGAAGTGGGCTATGTGGGCCGTGATGTCGAATCCATGGTGCGCGACCTTATGGAGATAGGCGTCCACCTTGTGCAGGAAGAGGAAAACGGGCGTGTGCGCAAAGCGGCCGAGGCGGCGGCGGAGTCCAGCCTTATGGATCTGCTCCTGCCGAATTCCTTTGCCCAGGAAGAACGTGGCGCGACCCGCGAAAAATTGCTCCGGCAATTCCGCCTCGGCTTTCTGGACGATCGCGAGGTGGAAATAGAAGTGACCGAACAGAGCGGCCCGGCTATCGACATTTTCGCCATTCCCGGCATGGAGCAGATGGGCGGGCAGATAAAGAGCATGTTCGGCAAGGCCTTTCCGCCGCGGCAGCGAAACCGGAAAATGAAAATTCGCGACGCTTTCAACGTGCTTGTGCAGGAAGAATCCGGCAAGCTGGTGGATCAGGAAGCCATTGCCGACATGGCCAGGGAACGCGTGGAACAGAGCGGCATCATTTTTATTGACGAAATCGACAAGATTGCATCTTCCTCGCAAAACCGCACCTCCGACATTTCACGCGAAGGCGTGCAGCGCGACCTGCTGCCCATTGTGGAAGGCAGCTCCGTCAACACAAAATACGGCATGGTGCGCACAGATCATATCCTTTTTATCGCGGCCGGAGCTTTTCACTTCAACAAGCCCTCGGACATGATTCCGGAGCTGCAGGGCCGTTTCCCCCTGCGCGTGGAACTGCAGGCGCTGGGCAAGGATGAATTTCTGCGCATCCTCACCGAACCTGACAACGCCCTGACCAAACAGTATGCGGCACTGCTCACTACAGAGGATATCGCCCTGAGCTTTACCGATGACGGTCTGGAAGAAATCGCGGCCTTTGCTGAAGAGACCAACTCCCGCTTGGAAAATATCGGCGCGCGCCGCCTGTATACCATCATGGAAAAAATTCTGGCCGACATCTCCTTTGACGCTCCGGACATGCCCGGCGCGAAGGTGCTGGTCAATCGCGACTTTGTCACAGGACACCTGGAGGACGTGATAAAGGACCAGGATTTGCGCCAGTATATTTTGTAA
- the hpf gene encoding ribosome hibernation-promoting factor, HPF/YfiA family, with product MNISFAFKNFEVSDHLKKYARRRIEKLGRFFGKSAGFEVSVVLTVDKFRHRCEVTVRGEGLHINASEQTTDMYSAIDLVTDKVEAQIKRQVSRFKKQRRKTAKSDVDVFTYNFDAQAEDTTEVSGTNRFVQKPMHIDEAIMQLDVIGSEFLVFFNDENSRINVVYRRRAGGYALIDPVL from the coding sequence ATGAATATCTCTTTCGCCTTCAAGAATTTTGAGGTTTCCGACCATCTCAAAAAATATGCCCGCCGCCGCATTGAAAAACTCGGACGTTTTTTCGGCAAATCCGCAGGGTTTGAGGTAAGCGTCGTGCTGACCGTGGATAAATTCCGCCACCGATGTGAAGTGACGGTTCGCGGCGAGGGCCTGCATATCAACGCATCCGAACAAACCACCGATATGTATTCGGCCATAGATCTGGTCACCGACAAGGTTGAGGCGCAGATAAAGCGTCAGGTTTCCCGCTTCAAGAAACAGCGGCGCAAAACCGCAAAATCGGATGTGGACGTCTTTACCTACAATTTTGACGCACAGGCGGAAGATACGACAGAAGTGAGCGGAACAAATCGCTTTGTCCAAAAACCCATGCACATTGACGAAGCCATAATGCAGCTTGATGTTATCGGCAGTGAATTTCTGGTTTTTTTCAACGACGAAAACAGCCGCATCAATGTTGTCTACCGAAGACGGGCCGGCGGCTATGCGCTGATTGATCCTGTATTATAG